The DNA region GGGCCTTGGCGTGCTCGACGACGTGCCGCGGCACGCCCAGGCTGTCCACCACCACGATCGCCAGTCGTCCCTGCCCGTCGTCGAGCACCAGGCACCGCGCGTGCAGTTCGTCGTGAACGTACGTGGCGGGGATCGGCGCCCAGCCGCCGACGATGTCGCCACCGAGCGCGGGCGTGACGTTGCTGGTGGCGGCGCCGGCCCGCAATCGGGGCTCGGGTGACTGCTCGCCGGCCGCGGCCCCGCCGGTCGTGGCCGACAGCACGAGGACGCACAGCAGGAACGAGAAGGCACGTGTCCGCATCGCGCGGAGTCTACTGCAAGGCGCGCACGAGCACGGGATCGATGTGCTCCTCGTCGGCCAGCCGGAACACGTCCTGCCCGACGACCTCGAAGCCCTCCTTGCGATAGAAGGCCAGGGCGCGTGCGTTGTGCTCCCAGACCATCAGCCACGCGGTGCGTGCCCCCTGCGCCCGGATGGCCTCGAGGCAGGCCGTCATGAGGACGCGCGCGAGCCCGCGGCCATGCCAGGGCCGATCGACGTAGAAGCGCCAGATCTGCAGGGCCGTCGGGTCGGTGACGCAGTCGGGCACGGGGACGCGGCGCAGTTGCGCATACGCGGCCCACGCGCCGTCCGGCTCGCCGGTGGCCACCAGCGTGGTGACCGCCGGATCGGCAAGGACGCGCCGGGTGGCCCCGGGCGTGTAGTGCTCCGTCAGGTACGCCTCCATCGCCGGCGAGCCGACGCCGTGCCCGTAGGTCTCGATGAACACGCGGCGACCGAAGATGGCGAGCGCGTCGGCGTCAGCGGGGGTGCCCTGTCGGATGGCCCAGTTCATCTCACCAGGAGCGCAGCCAGGGGCGCGCGATCTCGCCCATGAACGGCCACGGAATGGCGGCGAGAATCAGCAGCAGGGAGAGCCCGCCGAAGATCAGGCTGGTGCGGGCGGCAGCGGCCGACGAGGAGGCGTTGCGCGCCTTGACGCTGCCCCACTGTGCGATCACCAGCGCCACCAGCATCATCGTCGTGTGCTCGACGACGAAGAACCGCATCGGGCGCACCTTCATGGCCGTGCCCATGTCGCCCATCGCCGCCTGCGCCAGTGGGCTCACGAACAGCAGCACGAGGCCGAGCAGCAACTGGAGGTGGATGCTGCCCATGTACGCCTTCCACGGCGTGCGTACCGGCGCGACGTCGGCCGAGCCTCCACGTCCGAGGGACCCGAGGGCCGAGAGCACGAGCCACGCACCGCCGAGGACGACGAACCAGCGCGTCAGGCCGTGCAGGAAGAGAAGGAACGGATACAGGGCTGCCATCGCCTCGATGGTACGTCAGGCGCGCAGGGCAGCACAGCCGGGAGGTGACCGACGGTGCGCGCCGCATGTCCATCGCAGGTGACCGGTTCCTGATGAGATTCGGGACCACACCGGCTGCCGTAAGATTTCTCACGGCCGTGTAATGCTCGATCGCCTTCTTGCCGCGGTGGATGAGGGGCTCGTCGCCCTGGACCGGGATCTGCGGTACGTGTTCATGAACGACGCGGCCGAGCGCCTGGTCGGGCTGTCGCGCGCGCAGGTGATCGGGCGCCGCCCCGAGGACGTGCTCCCCGACGAGGTGCTGGCGCAGGTGATGCCGCACGTCCGCAGGGCGCTCGAGACCGGCCAAGCGGTGACCTACGACGCCTGGGTACCCGGGGCCGGTCGATGGTTCGAGAACCGCCTCTATCCGTCGCCCGACGGACTCACCCTCCTGTTCGTGGACGTGACCGAGCGCCGCGAGGCCACCGAGGCGGTGCGCCGCCGGGCGGCGACGCAGGCGCTCCTGGTGTCGCTTCTGGAGCAGACGCGCCACCTGCGCGATCCCGACGCCGTCATGTGGACCTGCGTCCGGGGTCTCGGCCTGCACCTCGGCGTGGCGCGGTGCATGTTCGGCGAGATCGACGAGGTGCAGGCGACGGCCGTGGTCGCCCGTGACTACGTGGACGGCGTGCCGAGCGTCGCCGGCCGCTACCGCCTGGAGGACTTCGGCCCGACGCTGGCCACCGAGTTGCGCGCGGGCCGCACCTTCGTCATCGGCGACACGGCCGACGACGCCCGGGTGCCCGACGAGGCGAGCCGGGCGGCGTTCGCCGCGCTCGGGGCCAGGGCGCTGGTGGTGGTGCCGCTGGTCAAGGACGGCCGGCTCGTCGCGCTGCTCTCGGTGCACCACCCGGTGCCCCGCACGTGGACCGACGACGAGGTGGCGCTGCTCGAGCGCATCGCCGAGCAGACGTGGCTGGCGGTCACGAGCGCGAGAACCGAAGTGGCCCTGCGCGAGAGCCGCGACGTGCTGGCGCTGGCGATGCGTGGTGGTCGCATGGGCGCCTGGTCGCGCAACCTCGAGACCAATGTCGTCTGGTGGAGCCGCGAGCTGGAGGAGATTTTCGGGTTGCCGCCGGGCGGCTTCGACGGGACGGAGGCCGGGTTCTTCGCCTTCGTGCATCCCGACGATCGCGCCGCGGTCGAGCACGCGGTGACCTCGGCGCTCCGGACGCACACGGACTACGTCGTGGAGTTCCGCTTCCAGCACGCCAGCGGCGCCTGGCGCTGGATGGACGGGCGGGGCCGCGCCGAGTACGGCCCCGACGGCACGCCACGCTGGCTCTACGGCCTCGGCATCGACATCACCGAGCGCAAGACCGCCGAGGCGGCGCTGGCTGCCGCCCGTGCCACCGCCCATGCCGACGCCGAGCGCCTCGGCCTGGCCATGGCGGCCGCCCGGCTCGGCGACTGGAGCTGGGACGTCAGGACCGACGCGGTCAGCGTCTCGCCGCGCTTTGCCGAGATCTTCGGCATTCGCCCGGATGTGTCGACGACCTGGGCAGCGCTGCGCGCCCTGCTGCACCCCGACGACCGTGAGCGAGCCCAACGGGCGGTCAGCGCGGCATTCGAGTCGGGCGGAGATTACGCGATCGAGTACCGCGTGATGCACGGCGCCCGGGAACGATGGCTGGCGGTGTGGGGCCGTCCCCGTTTCGATGCCGCCGGCGCGCCACTCGGCATGATGGGCATCGTGCAGGACATCAGTCACGACCGGCTGCTGGTGCGGCTCGAGGACGCGATGCGCAGCCTGGAGTCGCCCGAGGAGATCGCCCGCACCGCGGCCCGGATGCTCGGCGAGCATCTCGGCGTGCAGCGCTGCGCGTACGCGGCCCTCGACGAGGACGGCCGCACCTTCACCGTGTCGGACAACTTCGTGGACGGCCTTCCGAGCATCGTCGGCCAGTACGCGTTGGTGGACTTCGGGCAGTCCTTCGCCGACACGATCGACGCCGGCAATCCCTTCGTGGTGGAGGACAGCGAGACCGACCCACGGCTCGGCGAGGACGAACGGCAAGCCTACGCCACCCTCGGCATCGGCGCCGTGGTGGCCGTGCCGATCATGAAGGGCGGCCGGGTGGAGGCCCTGCTCGGCGTCCACGCGGCGGCGGCGCGGCCCTGGCGAACGCACGAGGTCGAACTGGTGCGGCAGGCGACGAGCCGCTGCTGGGAGTCGATGGAACGGGCGCGCGTGCAGGCCGATCGCGCCGCCCTGCTGGCGCGCGAGCGCCTCGCGCGACTCGAGGCCGAGGAGCAGAACCGTCGCCTCGCCCAGTTGTCCGAGGCCGCCGAGGCCGCCAGCACGGCCAAGGACGAGTTCATGGCCATGCTCGGCCACGAACTGCGCAATCCCCTGGCGCCGATCCTCACCGCGCTCCAGTTGATGCGGCTGCGCGGCGACGCGGGGTCGGAGCGCGAACGGGTGGTGATCGAGCGACAGGTCAAGCACCTCACCCGGCTGGTCGACGACCTGCTCGACGTGTCGCGGATCGCGCGGGGCAAGGTGGAACTGAAGCTGGCGCCGGTCGAGACCGCGGAGATCGTCGCCCGAGCCATCGAGATGGCGAGCCCGCTGCTCGAGCAGCGCACGCACACGCTGACGGTGGACGTGCCGCGGGTCGGGCTGCCGATGATCGTCGATCCCGCACGACTCAGCCAGGTGGTGGCCAACCTGCTGACCAATGCCGCCAAGTACACGCCGCCCGGTGGCGCCATCACCGTGGCGGCCTCGCGCGACGGCGACCAGGTGCGGGTCACTGTCCGCGACACCGGCATCGGCATCGCTCCCGACGTCCTGCCGGCGGTGTTCGACCTGTTCGTGCAGGGACGCCAGGCCAGCGATCGCGCCGAGGGCGGGCTCGGCCTCGGCCTGACCATCGTGCGCAACCTCGTGGAGCGTCACGGCGGGCGCGTCAGCGCCGAGAGCGATGGTCCAGGCCGCGGCAGCGCGTTCAGCCTCTGGGTGCCACGCGCCCCGGTCCTCGCCGCCCGCCAACAGCCGCTGCGGGCCAGCGGCGCGGAGTGGCCGCCCTCGCGGGCCGCCGCGTCACGCGTGCTCATCGTCGACGACAACGTCGACGCGGCCGACATGCTCGCCCACGTGCTCAGCGCGCGCGGCCACGAGACGCGCATCGCCCACGACGGCGTCGAGGCGCTTCGCGCGTGCCAGGACTTCGTGCCGCAGGCTGCCTTCCTCGA from Luteitalea sp. TBR-22 includes:
- a CDS encoding N-acetyltransferase — its product is MNWAIRQGTPADADALAIFGRRVFIETYGHGVGSPAMEAYLTEHYTPGATRRVLADPAVTTLVATGEPDGAWAAYAQLRRVPVPDCVTDPTALQIWRFYVDRPWHGRGLARVLMTACLEAIRAQGARTAWLMVWEHNARALAFYRKEGFEVVGQDVFRLADEEHIDPVLVRALQ
- a CDS encoding PAS domain-containing protein, whose amino-acid sequence is MLDRLLAAVDEGLVALDRDLRYVFMNDAAERLVGLSRAQVIGRRPEDVLPDEVLAQVMPHVRRALETGQAVTYDAWVPGAGRWFENRLYPSPDGLTLLFVDVTERREATEAVRRRAATQALLVSLLEQTRHLRDPDAVMWTCVRGLGLHLGVARCMFGEIDEVQATAVVARDYVDGVPSVAGRYRLEDFGPTLATELRAGRTFVIGDTADDARVPDEASRAAFAALGARALVVVPLVKDGRLVALLSVHHPVPRTWTDDEVALLERIAEQTWLAVTSARTEVALRESRDVLALAMRGGRMGAWSRNLETNVVWWSRELEEIFGLPPGGFDGTEAGFFAFVHPDDRAAVEHAVTSALRTHTDYVVEFRFQHASGAWRWMDGRGRAEYGPDGTPRWLYGLGIDITERKTAEAALAAARATAHADAERLGLAMAAARLGDWSWDVRTDAVSVSPRFAEIFGIRPDVSTTWAALRALLHPDDRERAQRAVSAAFESGGDYAIEYRVMHGARERWLAVWGRPRFDAAGAPLGMMGIVQDISHDRLLVRLEDAMRSLESPEEIARTAARMLGEHLGVQRCAYAALDEDGRTFTVSDNFVDGLPSIVGQYALVDFGQSFADTIDAGNPFVVEDSETDPRLGEDERQAYATLGIGAVVAVPIMKGGRVEALLGVHAAAARPWRTHEVELVRQATSRCWESMERARVQADRAALLARERLARLEAEEQNRRLAQLSEAAEAASTAKDEFMAMLGHELRNPLAPILTALQLMRLRGDAGSERERVVIERQVKHLTRLVDDLLDVSRIARGKVELKLAPVETAEIVARAIEMASPLLEQRTHTLTVDVPRVGLPMIVDPARLSQVVANLLTNAAKYTPPGGAITVAASRDGDQVRVTVRDTGIGIAPDVLPAVFDLFVQGRQASDRAEGGLGLGLTIVRNLVERHGGRVSAESDGPGRGSAFSLWVPRAPVLAARQQPLRASGAEWPPSRAAASRVLIVDDNVDAADMLAHVLSARGHETRIAHDGVEALRACQDFVPQAAFLDLGLPVMDGYELASRLRELPGLADIRLIAVTGYGQESDRRRSRAAGFHHHLVKPVDISVLEALLA